The following are from one region of the Capsicum annuum cultivar UCD-10X-F1 chromosome 1, UCD10Xv1.1, whole genome shotgun sequence genome:
- the LOC107866640 gene encoding ATP-dependent Clp protease proteolytic subunit-related protein 2, chloroplastic — protein MAVTLPTTSSSYIHSTTTIPQTSLSCHNKAYVGLRVQSPNSYGVAATSNLNVEFYNRVYKCVESGRKDSKATRSRVSMMPIGTPKVPYRNPIEGTWQWVDLWNALYRERVIFIGEEINEEFSNQVLATMLYLDTIDDSKRIYLYINGPGGDLTPTMSIYDTMQSLKSPVGTNCVGYAFNLSAFLLAAGEKGHRFAMPLSRIALQSPAGAARGQAEDIRNEAAELLRIRDYLYKELSEKTGQPVEKIHKDLDRTKRFNAQEALEYGLIDRIIRPPRVKADAPRKDTTAGLG, from the exons ATGGCAGTAACACTTCCGACAACTTCTTCCTCGTATATACACTCGACAACTACGATTCCTCAAACTTCTTTAAG ctGCCACAACAAAGCTTATGTTGGATTAAGAGTCCAATCACCAA ATTCTTATGGAGTTGCAGCAACGTCTAatttgaatgttgaattttacaACAGAGTTTACAAATGTGTCGAATCCGG AAGAAAAGACAGCAAAGCAACACGTTCACGAGTTTCCATGATGCCCATTGGGACACCAAAGGTGCCCTATAGAAATCCAATTGAGGGAACATGGCAATGGGTTGATTTGTGGAATGCTCTT TACCGTGAACGTGTTATTTTCATTGGAGAAGAGATAAATGAAGAATTTAGCAACCAGGTATTGGCAACAATGCTGTACCTTGACACTATTGATGATTCCAAGAGGATCTACCTATATATCAATGGCCCTGGTGGGGAT CTAACTCCAACCATGTCCATCTACGACACAATGCAAAGTTTGAAAAGTCCTGTTGGCACCAACTGTGTGGGTTATGCCTTCAATCTTTCCGCTTTTCTTCTTGCTGCTGGTGAAAAG GGCCATCGATTTGCAATGCCTCTTTCAAGGATTGCACTACAATCTCCAGCTGGAGCTGCACGCGGACAG GCCGAAGATATCCGTAATGAAGCAGCTGAACTGCTCAGAATTAGAGATTACCTTTACAAGGAGTTGTCTGAGAAGACAGGCCAGCCTGTTGAAAAG ATTCACAAGGATTTAGATCGGACGAAGCGATTCAATGCTCAAGAAGCTCTTGAATACGGTCTTATTGACCGTATAATTAGGCCTCCCCGTGTTAAGGCAGATGCTCCGCGAAAGGATACCACAGCAGGTCTTGGTTAA